The following is a genomic window from Nitrospira sp..
GGAGGGGAAGGAGTGGAATGCCGTCACCGTTGAATTGCGACCGGGAGCGGTGCAATCGTGGCGGTTCCAGCCGTCGGGTGAAGTGATCTATATCTTGGAAGGCATCGGACGGCTGGAGGCGGATGGAAAGCCGATCGTTGAGTTGAACGGAGGGACGGTTGCGACGCTCGGCATGACGGCTCCTCATATTCTGAGGAATACCAGCAGGACGAAGGTTTTGAAAGTGCTTGTGTTAAGCCAGGTCGAGAAGGGAGGGCGGCATCCGCTGTCCTTGAATCGAAGGGCCGGGTCGAACGAGACGACCAACCCGTCGATCTCCGGTGAAGAAGCAGGACCTCAGGCACGTGATGAACGGCATGACCGGAAAGACATCGGGTTGGTGTTCTAAGCAGGAGGAACCATGACGGACAGAGCCAGGGTGACGGAAATCGCTCCGGACCATTTTATGATTTCGATCTACGTACCGGATTTCAATCTCCGGTTCAATCACTTCCTGATCAAGGACGAAGAACCACTGCTCTTTCACACGGGTATGAAGCAGATGTTCCCGCTGATGCGGGATGCGATCGCACGTATCCTCGATCCTGTGACCATTCGATGGATTTCGTTCAGCCATTTCGAAGCCGACGAATGCGGCGCGCTCAATGAGTGGCTGACCTTGGCGCCGCAAGCGCAACCGGCCTGCGGCTTGGTCGGCGCGCTGGTCAGCGTCAACGACTTCGCGATTCGTCCGGCCCGCATCCTGGCGCAGGATGACCTGTTGAAAACCGGCCGGTACCGTTTCCGGTTCCGGCCCACGCCGCATGTGCCGCACAACTGGGAAGCCGGTCTGCTGTTCGAGGAAGCCACGCGTACCTTGCTCTGTTCGGACCTGTTCACCCATGAGGGAGATGTCGAGGCGGTCATCGAATCGGATGTGGTCGAGCGCGCCAAATGCTCGTTGATCGAAGGACAGAAGGGGCCATTCGCCAACCCCTACCCCTACACGCCGACGACCGACCGAATCCTGCGCGACTTGGCCGCCTTGCAGCCAAAACAGTTGGCGCTCATGCACGGCTCATCGTTCAGCGGTGATGGTGAACAGGCAGTGCGTGACTTGGCGACCGTTATGCGGGAGGTTCTGGGGGCGAGTGGTTGACTACAGACCGTCCGGACGGTATGGTGTGCCCTATGAAACAGGTCACTCTCGAACTACGAGACCAGTTGCTCGATGCCGCTGAAGCCGTGGTCGTGCGCCAGGGTATCGCAAACCTGACGCTCGATGCCGTCGCCGCCGAGGCAGGCAGGAGCAAGGGTGGCCTGTTGCATCATTTTCCGACGAAAGACCGGCTCGTCGAAGCGCTGGTCTCACGCAGCGCGGAAGGCTGGCGGTCCTGTTACATGGGCGCGTATGACCGGACTGCGGAAGGGCCCGGGCGCATGGCGCGCGCGCTCTTGCACCACTGCCTCTCGAATGCCGAATGCTGGACTGAGGAGCTGCGGCGCAGTACCTCTGCGGTATTCGCGGCCCTCGCGCAAAACCCCACGCTCATCGATCCCATGCGTGCCGTCTATGCCGACCTTCACCGTCGCATTGCGGAAGACGGGTTACCGACGGGTGTCGGTGAGGCGGTGGCCGCCGCGATCGACGGGCTCTGGCTCGACTGGGTTTTAGGGCTTGCCCCGCTCGACCAGGCGCGTGTCGCCCGCGTGCGCCTGGCGTTGGAAGACATGCTTGCCCGCGTGACACCGATTCGCCGGCCACTCAAAGTCAAGGTCGCCGCCGGGAAACGTTCTGGAGGTCGCCCATGAAGCGTCGAAGCTGGATCGGATCCGTTCTGTTGCTCGGCTTGGTCGTCGCTTGTGGTGTCTTGTTGGCTGCCTGGAAGCAATCGGCTCTACGGAACAACGAAGCGGCTTCCGTCAACCAGCCCGAGCCGATGGAGGTCGTGACGGCGGCGATCGCCAAACAACTCGAACACCGCCCCACCACCACGTCGATCGGAACGGTCCTGGCATTGCGTTCGATCACCTTGCGCAACGAACTGGCCGGCACCGTCAAGCAGGCCCGACTCACGCCGGGCCACATCGTCGATGCCGGCGCGCTGCTCGTGATGCTCGACGTGTCCGTCGAAGAGGCAGAATTGAAGGCGCAGGAGGCACAGGCTCTCCTGGCGAAGACGGTGCTCGCTCGCAGGCAACACCTCAGCAAGGACTTGGCTACGGCGGAAGAGGAAGTGGATCGGGCCCGCGCGGATCTCCAGGTCGCGATGGCCCAGATTGCGCGCACGAAGGCGATCATCGCCCGTAAAACGATCCGCGCGCCGTTCCGTGCCAGAGTGGGTCTGGCGGACGTCCATCCCGGTCAGTACCTGAACGAGGGCACCCAGCTCACGACGTTGCAGGGCGTCGACGAAGCCGTGCATGTGGATTTCACCGTCGCACAACAGGTTGCCGCGGGGTTGCGGGTGGACGACACCGTCGAGGTGTTGACCGCCGGCGGGTCTGCTCCGATCATGGCCAAGATCGTCGCGCTCGATGCTCGCGTCGATCCGACGACCCGCAATGCCTTGGTGCGCGCGCGGATCGAGCGCAGGACCGATGCCCCGGCGCCCGGTGCGTCCGTCCGGGTCCAGGTCCCGGTCGGTGCGGTACACAAGGCCGTGACCGTTCCCGCGAGCGCGGTGCGCAAGGGGCCCGGTGGCGATCAGGTCTTCGTGCTCATGTCCGGTGAGGACGGCAAGACCAGGGCATACCTCCGTCCGGTCGGGAGCGGGGCAATCCTCGGCGACGAGGCCGTGATCCTCACGGGGTTGTCCGCCGGAGAGCGGGTGGCCGCTTCCGGAGCCTTCAAATTGCGCGATGCGGTACTCGTGGCGATCGCCGGCGCCCCCGAGGCCCGGCAGGATCAGGCGCTCAAGCAACCCTAATCGAGACGCGACGAGGACATCGACGTGTGCGCGGTTACCGACACCTTCATCAAACATCCGGTCCTGGCGATCGTCGTCAATCTCATGATCGTGCTCATGGGATGGCGGGCGCTGACCGTTCTACCGGTACAGCAGTATCCGAAGATCGAGAGTTCGTCGGTGGTGATCACGACTCTCTACTACGGTGCCAGCGCCGAAACGGTACGTGGTTTCTTGACCACGCCGATCGAGCGTGTCGTGTCGGCGATCGCCGGCGTCGATTATCTGGAGTCGACGAGTCGGGCCGGCATCAGCACCGTGACCGTCCGCTTGAAGTTGAATCATAACAGCACGGCAGCGCTCGCCGAGATCTCCGCGCGCCTGCAACAGGCCCGCGCCGAGCTGCCTGCGGCAGCCGAACCGCCCGTGATCGAAGTGCAACGCGCAGACCGTCCCTACGCCTCCTTCTATCTCAGCTTTTCGTCCACGGAGCGGGACGTTCCGGGGGTGACCGATTGGCTTTCGCGCACCTTGCAGCCGCAGCTCTCCACGCTGGCCGGCGTTCAACGCGTGACCATCGAGGGCGGCCGCCAGATCGCCATGCGCATCTGGATCGACCCCGATCGCCTTGCCGCTCTCAACCTGTCGCCCGGCGACGTGCAGGGGGCGTTGCGGCGCAACAACTTTTTGGCGGCGGTCGGCCGGACGAAGGGCAATCTGGTGCAGCTCAATCTGCTGGCCAATACCGATTTGCGGTCGGTGAACGAGTTCGAGGAATTGATCGTGCGCGATCACGGAGGCGCCATCGTGCGCCTCAGGGATGTGGCACGGGTCGAACTCGGTGCCGAGGAAGCCGATATGGTGGCGAAGTTCAACGACCGTGAGGCGGTCTACCTCGGGGTCTGGCCGCTGGTCGGCTCGAACGAGATCGAAGTCGCGCATCGGCTGCACAACGAAATGGAACGTCTCCGGCCGACGCTGCCGAAGGACATCGACATGCGGCTCGCGTACGATGCGACGGTGTTCATGGAGGACGCGCTCAAGGAGATCACCAAGACGCTGTCGGAGACGATCATGATCGTCGGTCTGGTGGTCTTCCTTTTCATGGGATCGGTGCGCACGGCGCTGGTGCCGCTGCTGGCGATGCCGGTCTCCCTGGTGGGGGCGGCGGTCGTGATGCTCGCGTTCGGCTTCAGTCTCAATCTTTTGAC
Proteins encoded in this region:
- a CDS encoding Anaerobic nitric oxide reductase flavorubredoxin — its product is MTDRARVTEIAPDHFMISIYVPDFNLRFNHFLIKDEEPLLFHTGMKQMFPLMRDAIARILDPVTIRWISFSHFEADECGALNEWLTLAPQAQPACGLVGALVSVNDFAIRPARILAQDDLLKTGRYRFRFRPTPHVPHNWEAGLLFEEATRTLLCSDLFTHEGDVEAVIESDVVERAKCSLIEGQKGPFANPYPYTPTTDRILRDLAALQPKQLALMHGSSFSGDGEQAVRDLATVMREVLGASG
- a CDS encoding Transcriptional regulator, AcrR family, which translates into the protein MKQVTLELRDQLLDAAEAVVVRQGIANLTLDAVAAEAGRSKGGLLHHFPTKDRLVEALVSRSAEGWRSCYMGAYDRTAEGPGRMARALLHHCLSNAECWTEELRRSTSAVFAALAQNPTLIDPMRAVYADLHRRIAEDGLPTGVGEAVAAAIDGLWLDWVLGLAPLDQARVARVRLALEDMLARVTPIRRPLKVKVAAGKRSGGRP
- a CDS encoding efflux RND transporter periplasmic adaptor subunit, whose translation is MKRRSWIGSVLLLGLVVACGVLLAAWKQSALRNNEAASVNQPEPMEVVTAAIAKQLEHRPTTTSIGTVLALRSITLRNELAGTVKQARLTPGHIVDAGALLVMLDVSVEEAELKAQEAQALLAKTVLARRQHLSKDLATAEEEVDRARADLQVAMAQIARTKAIIARKTIRAPFRARVGLADVHPGQYLNEGTQLTTLQGVDEAVHVDFTVAQQVAAGLRVDDTVEVLTAGGSAPIMAKIVALDARVDPTTRNALVRARIERRTDAPAPGASVRVQVPVGAVHKAVTVPASAVRKGPGGDQVFVLMSGEDGKTRAYLRPVGSGAILGDEAVILTGLSAGERVAASGAFKLRDAVLVAIAGAPEARQDQALKQP